The Prionailurus viverrinus isolate Anna chromosome B4, UM_Priviv_1.0, whole genome shotgun sequence genome has a window encoding:
- the PHF21B gene encoding PHD finger protein 21B — MELQSRPEALAVELARHQNGDLKKQLHERQPRIAALSDKQALGTITAVPVTGPQVSSLQRLAGQGAAVLPQVRPKTLIPDSLPVTPGRDRPPKQPPTFQKATVVSVKNPSPALPTANNTVSHVPTPSSQPQALAESSAITSPLSGAGVAYAIISTAPSNATAIAPSTAVSVVSDSVMVQPLLISADKKVIIIQPQVQTQPESTAETRPPTEEPSQGAQATKKKKEDRPPSQENPEKIAFMVALGLVTTEHLEEIQSKRQERKRRSTANPAYSGLLETERKRLASNYLNSPLFLTARANEDPCWKNEITHDEHCAACKRGANLQPCGTCPGAYHLSCLDPPLKAAPKGVWVCPKCQQKALKKDGGVPWSGMLAIVHSYVTHKTVKVEEKQKLLQRGSELQSELRQLEECDRRLASAVKKCLELKTSLLARQRGTQTSLDRLRALLRLIQGEQVLQVAMTTTGPAPLLAGPWTKPSAAAMHPALQQPQGHN, encoded by the exons GCTTTGGGAACCATCACTGCAGTGCCTGTCACGGGTCCTCAGGTCAGCTCCTTGCAGAGGTTGGCCGGACAAGGAGCGGCCGTGCTACCTCAG gttaGGCCAAAGACTCTGATTCCAGACAGCCTCCCCGTCACCCCAGGCCGGGACCGGCCCCCCAAGCAGCCCCCCACGTTCCAGAAGGCCACCGTGGTCAGCGTCAAGAACCCCAGCCCGGCCCTCCCCACCGCCAACAACACCGTGAGCCATGTGCCAACGCCCAGCAGCCAGCCCCAGGCCCTCGCCGAGTCCTCGGCCATCACCTCCCCCCTGAGCGGCGCCGGGGTGGCCTACGCCATCATCTCCACCGCCCCCAGCAATGCCACCGCCATCGCCCCCAGCACCGCCGTGTCTGTGGTCAGCGACAGCGTCATGGTCCAGCCCCTCCTCATCAGTGCCGACAAGAAG GTCATCATCATCCAGCCTCAAGTGCAGACGCAGCCCGAGAGCACGGCGGAGACGCGGCCGCCCACGGAGGAGCCATCTCAGGGAGCTCAGGCCaccaaaaagaagaaggaagaccGGCCCCCGAGCCAGGAGAACCCCGAG AAAATCGCCTTCATGGTAGCTCTTGGCCTGGTCACAACGGAGCACTTGGAAG AAATCCAGAGCAAGCGCCAAGAGCGGAAGAGAAGAAGCACAGCCAATCCCGCCTACAGCGGCCTCCTGGAGACCGAG AGGAAACGGCTGGCATCCAACTATCTCAACAGCCCCCTGTTCCTCACAGCAAGAG CCAATGAGGACCCCTGCTGGAAG AATGAGATCACCCACGATGAGCACTGTGCCGCCTGCAAGCGAGGGGCCAATCTGCAGCCCTGCGGCACCTGCCCGGGGGCCTACCACCTCAGCTGCCTGGACCCGCCCCTCAAGGCCGCCCCCAAGGGCGTGTGGGTGTGTCCCAAGTGCCAGCAGAAG GCCTTAAAGAAAGACGGTGGCGTGCCCTGGTCCGGGATGCTGGCCATTGTGCACTCCTACGTCACCCACAAGACAG TCAAGGTAGAGGAGAAGCAGAAGCTGCTACAGAGAGGCAGCGAGCTACAGAGCGAGCTCCGGCAGCTGGAGGAGTGTGACCGGCGCCTGGCCTCGGCGGTGAAG AAATGCCTAGAGCTTAAGACGAGCCTGCTGGCCCGGCAGAGGGGCACCCAGACATCCCTGGACCGCCTGCGGGCCCTCCTGAGACTGATACAGGGCGAGCAGGTGCTGCAAGTTGCCATGACGACCACCGGCCCCGCCCCGCTGCTGGCCGGGCCCTGGACCAAGCCCTCGGCAGCAGCCATGCACCCCGCCCTCCAGCAGCCCCAGGGGCACAACTGA